A single genomic interval of Cupriavidus sp. MP-37 harbors:
- a CDS encoding endonuclease/exonuclease/phosphatase family protein yields the protein MELISWNIQWGRGADGRVDLARQVEVLRAMADADVLCLQEVTRGFGELRGEPGADQVSELTALLPGYHLLFAPAVDRRGRMGALKQFGNLIATRLPVREVFRHALPWPADPAVASMPRVALEATVEAGSARLRVICTHLEYYSATQRTAQAEALRQWHAEACGHARRPGRSEQWPGPFTPEPRPAEAILCGDFNSKPDDVAYRRMLEPFDDGTPAWRDAWLHAHPGQPHAPTCALHDKEQWPEPPFACDFMLVTEPLAARIRRCEVNGDTDASDHQPILLSLDL from the coding sequence ATGGAACTGATTTCGTGGAACATCCAGTGGGGCCGCGGCGCCGACGGGCGCGTCGACCTGGCGCGGCAGGTGGAGGTACTGCGCGCCATGGCCGATGCGGACGTGCTGTGCCTGCAGGAAGTGACGCGCGGCTTTGGCGAACTGCGCGGCGAGCCCGGCGCCGACCAGGTATCGGAGCTGACCGCGCTGCTGCCGGGCTATCACCTGCTCTTTGCGCCGGCGGTCGACCGGCGTGGGCGCATGGGCGCGCTCAAGCAGTTCGGCAACCTGATCGCGACCCGGCTGCCGGTGCGCGAGGTGTTCCGCCATGCGCTGCCCTGGCCCGCGGATCCTGCGGTGGCGTCGATGCCGAGGGTGGCGCTGGAAGCCACCGTGGAGGCCGGCAGCGCGCGGCTGCGCGTGATCTGCACGCACCTGGAATATTATTCGGCGACCCAGCGCACGGCGCAGGCCGAAGCCCTGCGCCAATGGCATGCCGAGGCGTGCGGCCACGCGCGCCGGCCCGGCCGCAGCGAGCAGTGGCCGGGCCCGTTCACGCCGGAGCCCCGGCCCGCCGAAGCCATCCTGTGCGGCGACTTCAACAGCAAACCCGACGACGTCGCCTATCGGCGCATGCTGGAGCCGTTCGACGACGGCACGCCGGCCTGGCGCGACGCCTGGCTGCATGCGCATCCCGGCCAGCCGCATGCCCCGACCTGCGCGCTGCACGACAAGGAACAATGGCCCGAGCCGCCCTTTGCCTGTGACTTCATGCTGGTGACCGAGCCGCTCGCCGCCCGCATCCGGCGCTGCGAGGTCAACGGCGATACCGATGCCTCGGACCACCAGCCGATCCTGCTGTCGCTGGACCTCTAA
- a CDS encoding Bax inhibitor-1/YccA family protein yields MDNKLNTYGFGNSASTVTDVVVRNRVLRNTYWLLALSMIPTVLGAWIGVATGFSFMAGSPGLSLILFLAIAFGFFFAIEKTKNSSMGVVLLLAFTFFMGLMLSRLISVTLSFSNGPALIMYAFGGTAAVFGAMASIATVSKRDFSGLGKFLFVGVILLILASVANIWLQLPALMITVSVIAIGIFSAYILFDVQRVVNGGETNYITATLAIYLDVYNVFANLLALLGIFGGNRE; encoded by the coding sequence ATGGATAACAAGCTGAACACCTACGGTTTCGGCAACAGTGCGTCGACCGTCACTGACGTCGTCGTTCGCAACCGGGTCTTGCGCAACACTTACTGGCTGCTGGCCCTCTCGATGATCCCCACCGTGCTCGGTGCGTGGATCGGCGTGGCCACCGGCTTCAGCTTCATGGCGGGCAGCCCCGGCCTGTCGCTGATCCTGTTCCTGGCGATCGCGTTCGGGTTCTTCTTTGCCATCGAGAAGACCAAGAACAGCAGCATGGGCGTGGTGCTGCTGCTGGCCTTCACCTTCTTCATGGGCCTGATGCTGTCGCGGCTGATCAGCGTCACCTTGTCGTTCTCGAACGGCCCGGCACTGATCATGTACGCCTTTGGCGGCACCGCGGCGGTGTTCGGCGCCATGGCCTCGATCGCCACCGTCAGCAAGCGCGATTTCTCCGGTCTGGGCAAGTTCCTGTTCGTCGGCGTGATCCTGCTGATCCTGGCCAGCGTGGCCAATATCTGGCTGCAGCTGCCGGCGCTGATGATCACGGTGTCGGTGATCGCGATCGGTATCTTTTCGGCGTACATCCTGTTCGACGTGCAGCGCGTGGTGAACGGCGGCGAGACCAACTACATCACCGCCACGCTGGCGATCTACCTGGACGTGTACAACGTCTTCGCCAACCTGCTGGCGCTGCTCGGGATCTTCGGCGGCAACCGCGAATGA
- the pilW gene encoding type IV pilus biogenesis/stability protein PilW, with product MIRLIAAALLGLLMLSGCQLPHAPAQDLQTASDQTEARRRAGIRLQLATNYLEAGQNAVALDEIKQAIAIDPSLADAYHVRALIYMSMNERTLAEDSFRTAASMRANDGDLLNNYGWFLCQQGRYGEAVPMLQRAVSAPSAGGPVKPLISLGACELRQGHSAEAEKNLKAALGYDRNNPVANTNLALVFYRRGDYVQARQYVQRVNNSQFVTAQSLWLGARIAHRQGDGRTQDALGAQLRSRFPDSREVAAYEQGAWDE from the coding sequence ATGATCCGTCTGATCGCTGCGGCCCTGCTGGGGCTGCTGATGTTGTCCGGGTGCCAGCTGCCGCATGCGCCGGCGCAGGATCTCCAGACCGCTTCCGACCAGACCGAGGCACGGCGCCGGGCCGGCATCCGGCTGCAACTGGCCACCAATTATCTGGAGGCCGGCCAGAACGCGGTCGCGCTTGACGAGATCAAGCAGGCCATCGCCATCGATCCGTCGCTGGCCGACGCCTACCATGTGCGGGCGCTGATCTACATGAGCATGAATGAGCGGACCCTGGCCGAGGACAGCTTCCGCACCGCCGCCTCGATGCGCGCCAACGACGGCGACCTGCTCAATAACTACGGCTGGTTCCTGTGCCAGCAAGGGCGCTACGGCGAAGCCGTGCCCATGCTGCAGCGCGCCGTGTCGGCGCCGTCGGCGGGCGGCCCGGTCAAGCCGCTGATCAGCCTGGGCGCGTGCGAACTGCGCCAGGGCCACAGCGCCGAGGCGGAGAAAAACCTGAAGGCCGCGCTCGGCTACGACCGCAACAACCCGGTGGCCAACACCAACCTGGCGCTGGTGTTCTACCGGCGCGGTGATTACGTCCAGGCGCGGCAGTACGTCCAGCGCGTCAACAACAGCCAATTTGTCACTGCGCAATCCCTCTGGCTGGGAGCGCGCATTGCCCACCGTCAGGGCGACGGCCGCACGCAGGATGCGCTGGGGGCGCAACTGCGCAGCCGCTTCCCCGACTCGCGCGAGGTGGCCGCCTACGAACAAGGAGCATGGGATGAGTGA
- the ispG gene encoding flavodoxin-dependent (E)-4-hydroxy-3-methylbut-2-enyl-diphosphate synthase encodes MNQQLCLPVLPGPLPRRQTRQARVAWGDNVVTIGGDAPVRVQSMTNTDTVDAIGTAIQVKELARAGSEIVRITVNTPEAAAAVPSIREQLDRMGVDVPLVGDFHYNGHKLLQDYPACAEALSKYRINPGNVGQGAKRDTQFAQMIEMACRYNKPVRIGVNWGSLDQDLLARIMDENAGRAEPWPAQSVMIEALITSAIDSARKAEEIGLPGSQIILSCKVSQVQELVAVYRELARRCDYALHLGLTEAGMGSKGIVASTAALSVLLQEGIGDTIRISLTPEPGAPREKEVYVGQEILQTMGLRNFTPMVIACPGCGRTTSTVFQELAASIQAYLREQMPQWKTAYPGVEEMDVAVMGCIVNGPGESKHANIGISLPGSGESPAAPVFVDGVKVKTLRGERIAEEFQAIVDEYVRTHYGPGAARAGKDVAA; translated from the coding sequence ATGAACCAACAGCTCTGTCTTCCGGTCCTGCCGGGCCCGCTGCCGCGCCGCCAGACCCGTCAGGCGCGGGTCGCGTGGGGCGACAACGTGGTCACCATCGGCGGCGATGCGCCGGTGCGGGTGCAGTCGATGACCAATACCGACACGGTCGATGCCATCGGTACCGCGATCCAGGTCAAGGAGCTGGCGCGCGCGGGTTCCGAGATCGTCCGCATCACGGTGAACACGCCCGAGGCCGCCGCCGCGGTGCCGTCGATCCGCGAGCAGCTCGACCGCATGGGCGTCGACGTGCCGCTGGTGGGGGATTTCCACTACAACGGCCACAAGCTGCTGCAGGACTATCCGGCCTGCGCCGAGGCGCTGTCCAAGTACCGCATCAACCCGGGCAACGTCGGCCAGGGCGCCAAGCGCGATACGCAGTTCGCGCAGATGATCGAGATGGCGTGCCGCTACAACAAGCCGGTGCGCATCGGCGTGAACTGGGGCAGCCTGGACCAGGATCTGCTGGCGCGCATCATGGACGAGAACGCCGGGCGCGCCGAGCCGTGGCCGGCGCAGAGCGTGATGATCGAGGCGCTGATCACCTCGGCCATCGATTCGGCCAGAAAGGCCGAGGAGATCGGCCTGCCGGGCAGCCAGATCATCCTGTCGTGCAAGGTGTCGCAGGTGCAGGAGCTGGTCGCGGTGTACCGCGAGCTGGCGCGCCGCTGCGACTACGCGCTGCACCTCGGCCTGACCGAGGCCGGCATGGGCAGCAAGGGCATCGTGGCTTCCACCGCGGCGCTGTCGGTGCTGCTGCAGGAAGGCATCGGCGACACCATCCGCATCTCGCTGACGCCCGAACCCGGTGCGCCGCGCGAGAAAGAGGTGTACGTCGGCCAGGAAATCCTGCAGACCATGGGCCTGCGCAATTTCACCCCGATGGTGATTGCCTGCCCGGGCTGCGGACGCACCACCAGCACGGTGTTCCAGGAACTGGCGGCCAGCATCCAGGCCTACCTGCGCGAGCAGATGCCGCAATGGAAGACCGCCTATCCGGGCGTCGAGGAAATGGACGTGGCCGTGATGGGCTGCATCGTCAACGGCCCGGGCGAAAGCAAGCACGCCAATATCGGCATTTCGCTGCCGGGCTCGGGCGAATCGCCGGCCGCGCCCGTGTTCGTCGATGGCGTCAAGGTGAAGACGCTGCGCGGCGAACGCATTGCAGAAGAATTCCAGGCGATCGTAGATGAATACGTTCGCACGCATTACGGCCCGGGCGCTGCGCGGGCCGGCAAAGACGTGGCAGCCTGA
- the rlmN gene encoding 23S rRNA (adenine(2503)-C(2))-methyltransferase RlmN, which translates to MNDLVNLLDLDADALTAYCGELGEKPFRARQLQRWIHHYGASRFDAMSDLAKSLREKLATRAEIRAPAVITDNLSADGTRKWLLDVGEGNAVETVYIPEETRGTLCVSSQAGCAVNCRFCSTGKQGFSRNLSTGEIIGQLWMAEFAMREQLGRGPKDDRVISNVVMMGMGEPLLNYDAVVPAMRLMLDDNAYGLSRRRVTLSTSGVVPMMDRLSKDLPVALAVSLHASNDALRDVLVPLNKKYPLAELMAACRRYLEFAPRDFITFEYCMLDGVNDSVEHARELLKLVADVPCKFNLIPFNPFPESGLKRSNNEQIRRFAQVLMDAGIVTTIRKTRGDDIDAACGQLAGEVKDRTRLAERGKFGKITPLVPVTASGQPREARPA; encoded by the coding sequence ATGAACGATCTCGTCAACCTGCTCGACCTCGACGCGGACGCGCTCACCGCCTATTGCGGCGAGCTCGGCGAGAAGCCGTTCCGTGCGCGGCAGCTGCAACGCTGGATCCACCACTACGGTGCCAGCCGCTTCGACGCCATGTCGGATCTCGCCAAGTCGCTGCGCGAAAAGCTCGCGACCCGCGCCGAGATCCGCGCGCCCGCCGTCATCACCGACAACCTGTCGGCCGACGGCACGCGCAAGTGGCTGCTCGACGTGGGCGAGGGCAACGCGGTGGAGACGGTGTACATCCCCGAGGAAACGCGTGGCACGCTGTGCGTTTCCTCGCAGGCGGGATGCGCCGTCAACTGCCGGTTCTGTTCGACCGGCAAGCAAGGCTTTTCGCGCAACCTCAGCACCGGTGAAATCATCGGCCAGCTGTGGATGGCGGAGTTCGCCATGCGCGAGCAACTGGGCCGCGGCCCCAAGGATGACCGCGTCATCTCCAACGTGGTGATGATGGGCATGGGCGAGCCGCTGCTGAACTACGACGCCGTCGTGCCGGCCATGCGGCTGATGCTCGACGACAACGCCTATGGCCTGTCGCGCCGCCGCGTGACGCTGTCCACCTCGGGCGTGGTGCCGATGATGGACCGGCTGTCGAAGGATCTCCCGGTCGCGCTGGCCGTGTCGCTGCATGCGTCCAACGACGCGCTGCGCGACGTGCTGGTGCCGCTGAACAAGAAATACCCGCTGGCCGAGCTGATGGCGGCATGCCGCCGCTACCTGGAATTCGCGCCGCGCGATTTCATTACTTTCGAATACTGCATGCTGGACGGCGTCAACGACAGCGTCGAGCATGCGCGGGAACTGCTGAAGCTTGTCGCCGACGTGCCGTGCAAGTTCAACCTGATCCCGTTCAATCCCTTCCCCGAATCGGGCCTGAAGCGTTCCAACAACGAGCAGATCCGCCGCTTCGCGCAGGTGCTGATGGACGCCGGCATCGTCACCACCATCCGCAAGACCCGTGGCGACGACATCGACGCCGCCTGCGGCCAGCTGGCCGGGGAAGTGAAGGACCGCACGCGCCTGGCCGAACGGGGCAAGTTCGGCAAGATCACGCCGCTGGTGCCGGTCACTGCCAGCGGGCAGCCGCGGGAGGCGCGCCCTGCATGA
- the rlmD gene encoding 23S rRNA (uracil(1939)-C(5))-methyltransferase RlmD, producing MVTIDSLDMEARGVGRLVNEDGTPGKVIFVEGALPGETVSYRSYRRKPSYEQAHLGEVKQASVMRVAPGCQHFGVCGGCSMQHLDSRAQLAIKQRVLEDNLWHLSKVKPDVVFRPIAGPDWGYRYRARLTVRHVAKKGGVLVGFHERKSSYVADMTRCEILPPHVSAMLVPLRELVMGLSIRDRMPQIELAVGQEVTALVLRILEPLTDADKDLLRAFADAHKVQFWLQPKGPDTVYPFYPADAELAYTLPEFGIRMPFKPTDFTQVNHQINRVLIGRALRLLDAQPQDRLLDLFCGIGNFTLPLATQGKSVMGIEGSEALTARALANAEYNGLAAKTGFACRNLFEVTAEDIAALGRFDRWLVDPPREGALAVCKALGELAQQGSDVLPRRIVYVSCSPATLARDAGLLVHEAGYRLSGAGVVNMFPHTSHVESIAVFDRD from the coding sequence GTGGTGACGATCGACAGCCTCGACATGGAAGCGCGCGGCGTCGGCCGGCTGGTCAACGAGGACGGCACGCCGGGCAAGGTGATCTTCGTCGAGGGCGCGCTCCCCGGCGAGACCGTCAGCTACCGCAGCTATCGCCGCAAGCCCAGCTACGAGCAGGCGCATCTGGGCGAAGTGAAGCAGGCCTCGGTGATGCGCGTGGCACCGGGCTGCCAGCACTTTGGTGTCTGCGGCGGGTGCTCGATGCAGCATCTCGATTCTCGCGCGCAGCTGGCCATCAAGCAGCGCGTGCTGGAAGACAACCTGTGGCACTTGTCCAAGGTGAAGCCCGACGTGGTGTTCCGCCCGATCGCCGGGCCGGACTGGGGCTATCGCTACCGCGCGCGCCTGACGGTGCGCCATGTGGCCAAGAAGGGCGGGGTGCTGGTCGGCTTCCATGAGCGCAAGAGCAGCTACGTGGCCGACATGACGCGCTGCGAGATCCTGCCGCCGCACGTGTCGGCGATGCTGGTGCCGCTGCGCGAGCTGGTGATGGGCCTGTCGATCCGCGACCGCATGCCGCAGATCGAGCTGGCGGTCGGCCAGGAGGTGACGGCGCTGGTGCTGCGCATCCTCGAGCCGCTGACCGATGCCGACAAGGACCTGCTGCGCGCCTTTGCCGATGCGCACAAGGTCCAGTTCTGGCTGCAGCCGAAGGGCCCGGATACGGTCTATCCGTTCTACCCGGCCGATGCCGAACTGGCCTACACGCTGCCCGAGTTCGGCATCCGCATGCCGTTCAAGCCGACCGATTTCACCCAGGTCAACCACCAGATCAACCGCGTGCTGATCGGCCGCGCGCTGCGCCTGCTGGACGCGCAGCCGCAGGACCGGCTGCTCGACCTGTTCTGCGGCATCGGCAACTTCACGCTGCCGCTGGCCACGCAGGGCAAGTCGGTGATGGGCATCGAAGGCAGCGAGGCGCTGACCGCGCGCGCGCTGGCCAACGCCGAATACAACGGGCTGGCCGCCAAGACCGGGTTCGCGTGCCGCAACCTGTTCGAGGTCACCGCCGAAGACATCGCCGCGCTCGGCCGCTTCGACCGCTGGCTGGTGGATCCGCCGCGCGAAGGCGCCCTGGCGGTGTGCAAGGCGCTGGGCGAGCTGGCGCAGCAGGGCAGCGACGTGCTGCCGCGGCGCATCGTCTATGTCTCGTGCAGCCCCGCCACGCTGGCGCGCGATGCCGGCCTGCTGGTGCACGAGGCGGGCTACCGCCTGAGCGGCGCCGGCGTGGTCAACATGTTCCCGCACACCTCGCACGTGGAGTCGATCGCGGTGTTCGACCGCGACTGA
- the ndk gene encoding nucleoside-diphosphate kinase, with protein MAIERTLSIIKPDAVAKNVIGQIYARFEAAGLKIVAAKMVHLSRGEAEQFYAVHKERPFFKDLVDFMVSGPVMIQALEGENAIAKNRDLMGATDPKKAEKGTIRADFADSIDANAVHGSDAAETAAVEVAFFFPGMNVYSR; from the coding sequence ATGGCGATCGAACGCACCCTGTCGATTATCAAGCCGGATGCCGTGGCCAAGAACGTCATCGGCCAGATCTACGCCCGTTTCGAGGCCGCCGGCCTGAAGATCGTTGCTGCCAAGATGGTGCACCTGTCGCGCGGCGAAGCCGAGCAGTTCTACGCTGTCCACAAGGAGCGTCCGTTCTTCAAGGACCTGGTCGACTTCATGGTTTCGGGCCCGGTCATGATCCAGGCGCTGGAAGGCGAGAACGCCATCGCCAAGAACCGCGACCTGATGGGCGCCACCGACCCGAAGAAGGCCGAGAAGGGCACCATCCGCGCCGACTTCGCCGACAGCATCGACGCCAACGCCGTGCACGGCTCGGACGCCGCGGAAACGGCTGCCGTGGAAGTGGCATTCTTCTTCCCGGGCATGAACGTCTACAGCCGCTGA
- a CDS encoding tetratricopeptide repeat protein gives MAYDLEEQEQLENLKAWWRQYGNALTWALIIALLAFAGWNGWKYWERKQAGEAAVLYEQVLKAAEARDVERVKRAATDLEGKFGRTAYGQMSALVAGRVLYDAGDLSAAKSQLQWAIDHGDEAYSHLARVRLAGVLLDEKAYDQGLALLKDEPPAAFVALYADRRGDLLAAQDKRDDARTAYRKALDKLGQAEPAMRQIIQFKLDALGTA, from the coding sequence ATGGCTTACGATCTAGAAGAACAGGAACAGCTTGAGAATCTGAAGGCCTGGTGGCGCCAGTATGGCAATGCGCTGACCTGGGCGCTGATCATCGCGCTGCTGGCCTTTGCCGGCTGGAACGGCTGGAAGTACTGGGAGCGCAAGCAGGCCGGCGAAGCCGCGGTGCTGTACGAGCAGGTGCTCAAGGCCGCCGAGGCGCGCGATGTCGAGCGCGTCAAGCGCGCCGCGACTGACCTGGAAGGCAAGTTCGGCCGTACCGCCTACGGCCAGATGAGCGCACTGGTGGCCGGCCGCGTGCTGTACGATGCGGGCGACCTGAGCGCCGCCAAGAGCCAGCTGCAATGGGCCATCGACCACGGCGACGAAGCCTATTCGCACCTGGCGCGCGTGCGCCTGGCCGGCGTGCTGCTCGACGAGAAGGCCTATGACCAGGGCCTGGCGCTGCTCAAGGACGAGCCGCCGGCCGCGTTCGTCGCGCTCTACGCCGACCGCCGCGGCGACCTGCTCGCCGCGCAGGACAAGCGCGACGATGCCCGCACCGCCTATCGCAAGGCGCTGGACAAGCTGGGCCAGGCCGAGCCGGCGATGCGCCAGATCATCCAGTTCAAGCTCGATGCGCTGGGCACGGCCTGA
- a CDS encoding RodZ domain-containing protein — MSEHDRAAGQAVPTQAVGGGAHEGEREAAAREIGAALARAREAQRMSVEDVSARLKVAASKLRAIEAAELQALPDVTFAKGVMRAYARMLHVDIDPLLARFQPRAVAQVAEIARQREGGINAAFDDRNRFRSGGNGGRWIWLALVAVVVAAGIWFGLDHIRAWLDARSSAAETVTAEAPAADNAGTEAGMVTATLPPVMAASDSPAPSAETIPASAAAASAPAAAPATAAAASAPAAPTAAAAASAEGELQIRFVADTWFEIRDHSGKVVMGGTAKAGQTMAGGGTAPYKVVIGNVKGVESLTRNGTPVDLKAANRNNVARLTLP, encoded by the coding sequence ATGAGTGAGCACGACCGCGCCGCAGGCCAGGCCGTACCGACGCAGGCAGTCGGCGGAGGCGCGCATGAGGGGGAACGTGAAGCCGCGGCGCGCGAAATCGGCGCGGCACTGGCGCGCGCGCGCGAGGCGCAGCGGATGTCGGTCGAGGACGTCAGCGCCCGGCTGAAGGTGGCGGCCAGCAAGCTGCGCGCGATCGAGGCGGCCGAGCTGCAGGCGCTGCCCGACGTGACCTTCGCCAAGGGCGTGATGCGCGCCTATGCCCGCATGCTCCATGTCGATATCGACCCGCTGCTGGCGCGCTTCCAGCCGCGCGCGGTGGCGCAGGTGGCGGAAATCGCCCGCCAGCGCGAGGGCGGCATCAATGCGGCCTTCGACGACCGCAACCGCTTCCGCTCCGGCGGCAATGGCGGCCGCTGGATCTGGCTGGCGCTGGTCGCGGTGGTGGTGGCCGCAGGCATCTGGTTCGGGCTCGACCATATCCGTGCGTGGCTCGACGCGCGCAGCAGCGCCGCCGAAACGGTGACGGCCGAGGCACCGGCGGCGGACAATGCAGGCACGGAAGCCGGCATGGTTACCGCGACGCTGCCGCCGGTCATGGCAGCCAGCGACTCGCCGGCACCGTCCGCAGAAACCATTCCGGCCAGCGCCGCGGCAGCTTCGGCGCCGGCGGCAGCCCCGGCAACCGCCGCGGCCGCATCGGCACCGGCGGCCCCCACGGCAGCCGCCGCGGCGTCTGCGGAGGGCGAGTTGCAGATCCGCTTTGTCGCCGATACCTGGTTTGAAATCCGCGACCATAGCGGCAAGGTCGTCATGGGCGGCACCGCCAAGGCCGGCCAGACCATGGCCGGCGGCGGCACAGCCCCGTACAAGGTGGTGATCGGCAACGTCAAGGGTGTCGAGTCGCTCACGCGTAACGGCACGCCGGTTGACCTGAAGGCAGCCAACCGCAACAACGTGGCGCGCCTGACGCTGCCGTGA
- the hisS gene encoding histidine--tRNA ligase, with the protein MTQTENMAAEGAAKTEPKARPAKALQGVKGMNDMLPADAPLWEHFENAARAMLRAYGYQQIRTPIVEHTQLFVRGIGEVTDIVEKEMYSFTDSLNGEQLTLRPEGTAAAVRATIEHNLLYDGPKRLWYTGPMFRHERPQRGRYRQFHQLGAEALGFAGPDVDAEIILMCQRLWDDLGLTGVRLELNSLGQADERAAHREQLIKYLEGFQDILDDDSKRRLYTNPLRVLDTKNPALQEMAANAPKLIDFLGEASLAHFEGVQRLLKANNIPFKINPRLVRGLDYYNLTVFEWITDKLGAQGTIAGGGRYDPLIAQMGGKPAPACGWAMGIERIIELIREEGVVPEAVGCDVYLVHQGEAAAQQAMVAAERLRDAGLDVVLHASPDGKGGSFKSQMKRADASGAAYAVIIGDDEVAAGVVQVKELRQREQAEGGGQQATVPAEGLVDYLIDAMVGASE; encoded by the coding sequence ATGACGCAAACCGAGAACATGGCCGCCGAAGGCGCTGCCAAGACTGAACCGAAGGCGCGCCCCGCCAAGGCCCTGCAGGGCGTGAAGGGCATGAACGACATGCTGCCGGCCGACGCGCCGCTGTGGGAGCATTTCGAGAACGCCGCGCGCGCGATGCTGCGCGCCTACGGCTACCAGCAGATCCGCACGCCCATCGTCGAGCACACCCAGCTGTTCGTGCGCGGCATCGGCGAGGTCACCGACATCGTCGAGAAGGAGATGTACTCCTTCACCGATTCGCTCAACGGCGAGCAGCTGACGCTGCGCCCCGAGGGCACCGCCGCGGCCGTGCGCGCCACCATCGAGCACAACCTGTTGTACGACGGCCCCAAGCGCCTGTGGTACACCGGCCCGATGTTCCGCCACGAGCGTCCGCAGCGCGGCCGCTATCGCCAGTTCCACCAGCTCGGCGCCGAGGCGCTGGGCTTCGCCGGCCCGGATGTGGATGCCGAAATCATCCTGATGTGCCAGCGCCTGTGGGACGACCTGGGGCTGACCGGCGTGCGCCTCGAGCTCAATTCGCTCGGGCAGGCCGACGAGCGCGCGGCGCACCGCGAGCAGCTGATCAAGTACCTGGAAGGCTTCCAGGACATCCTTGATGACGACAGCAAGCGCCGCCTGTACACCAACCCGCTGCGCGTGCTCGACACCAAGAACCCGGCGCTGCAGGAAATGGCGGCCAACGCGCCCAAGCTGATCGACTTCCTCGGCGAGGCCTCGCTGGCGCACTTCGAGGGCGTGCAGCGGCTGCTGAAGGCCAACAACATCCCGTTCAAGATCAATCCGCGCCTGGTGCGCGGCCTCGATTACTACAACCTGACGGTGTTCGAGTGGATCACCGACAAGCTGGGCGCGCAGGGCACCATCGCCGGCGGCGGCCGCTATGACCCGCTGATCGCGCAGATGGGCGGCAAGCCGGCCCCGGCCTGCGGCTGGGCCATGGGCATCGAGCGCATCATCGAGCTGATCCGCGAAGAGGGCGTGGTGCCCGAGGCGGTCGGTTGCGACGTCTATCTGGTGCACCAGGGCGAGGCCGCCGCGCAGCAGGCGATGGTGGCCGCCGAGCGCCTGCGCGACGCCGGCCTCGACGTGGTGCTGCACGCCAGCCCGGACGGCAAGGGCGGCAGCTTCAAGTCGCAGATGAAGCGCGCCGACGCAAGCGGCGCGGCCTATGCCGTTATCATTGGCGACGACGAAGTCGCCGCCGGCGTGGTCCAGGTCAAGGAACTTCGCCAGCGCGAGCAGGCCGAAGGCGGTGGGCAACAGGCCACCGTGCCGGCCGAAGGCCTGGTCGATTACCTGATCGACGCCATGGTCGGTGCCAGCGAATAA
- a CDS encoding 3'-5' exonuclease — protein MTPVLVFDIETIPDVAGLRRLHDHPDAMSDAEVAEHAFSARREKTGSDFLPHYLQRVAAISCVLRRTHRDGSAVFHVGSLGTPQDGEATLIQKFYELIARYSPQLVSWNGGGFDLPVLHYRGLVNGITAPRYWEMGEGRDEDSRDFKWNNYISRYHMRHLDLMDLLAMYQPRASAPLDDLAKLCGFPGKMGMDGSKVWQAYQAGQLDQIRAYCETDVVNTYLMYCRFQLMRGGLSPREFDLEMEFVQESLAELPGEQWMEYLQAFRLQRLTPEAEDLED, from the coding sequence ATGACCCCTGTGCTGGTATTCGACATCGAGACCATTCCCGATGTCGCCGGCCTGCGCCGTTTGCATGACCACCCCGATGCGATGAGCGACGCCGAAGTCGCCGAGCATGCGTTCTCCGCCCGCCGGGAAAAGACCGGCAGCGATTTCCTCCCGCACTACCTGCAGCGTGTCGCCGCGATTTCCTGCGTACTGCGGCGCACGCACCGCGACGGCTCGGCCGTGTTCCATGTCGGCTCGCTCGGCACGCCGCAAGACGGCGAAGCCACGCTGATCCAGAAGTTCTATGAACTGATCGCGCGCTACAGCCCGCAACTGGTGTCGTGGAATGGCGGCGGCTTCGACCTGCCGGTGCTGCACTACCGCGGCCTGGTCAACGGCATCACCGCGCCGCGCTACTGGGAGATGGGCGAGGGCCGCGACGAAGACAGCCGCGACTTCAAGTGGAACAACTACATCAGCCGCTACCACATGCGGCACCTGGACCTGATGGACCTGCTGGCGATGTACCAGCCGCGCGCCAGCGCGCCGCTCGATGACCTGGCCAAGCTGTGCGGCTTTCCCGGCAAGATGGGGATGGATGGCAGCAAGGTGTGGCAGGCATACCAGGCCGGGCAGCTCGACCAGATCCGCGCCTATTGCGAGACCGACGTCGTCAACACCTACCTGATGTACTGCCGCTTCCAGCTGATGCGCGGCGGGCTGTCGCCGCGCGAGTTCGACCTCGAGATGGAATTCGTCCAGGAATCGCTGGCGGAGCTGCCGGGCGAGCAGTGGATGGAATACCTGCAGGCCTTCCGGCTGCAGCGGCTGACGCCCGAAGCCGAGGACCTCGAAGACTGA